A single Mangrovimonas sp. YM274 DNA region contains:
- the folE gene encoding GTP cyclohydrolase I FolE, whose protein sequence is MKIENDIEDFEALGNDHIGTSANTPMREDAFKLSNDEKIDIIKDDVRHIMETLGLDLTDDSLKGTPMRVAKMFVKEIFGGLNPDKKPNASTFDNKYKYGEMLVEKNITVYSTCEHHLLPIVGKAHVAYISNGTVVGLSKMNRIVDYFAKRPQVQERLTIQIVKELQEVLNTEDVACVIDAKHLCVNSRGIRDVDCSTVTSEFGGKFKEKETRREFLDYIKLDTQF, encoded by the coding sequence ATGAAAATAGAAAACGACATAGAAGATTTTGAAGCTTTAGGGAACGATCATATTGGTACTTCGGCAAATACACCGATGAGAGAAGATGCCTTCAAACTTTCCAATGATGAAAAAATCGATATCATCAAGGATGATGTGCGCCATATCATGGAAACTTTAGGTTTAGACCTAACCGATGACAGTTTAAAAGGCACCCCAATGCGTGTTGCCAAAATGTTCGTAAAAGAAATTTTTGGAGGTCTTAATCCCGACAAAAAACCTAATGCTTCTACTTTTGATAACAAATACAAATATGGAGAAATGTTGGTGGAAAAAAACATCACCGTATACTCCACTTGTGAGCACCACTTGCTTCCAATCGTAGGAAAGGCCCATGTTGCCTACATCTCTAACGGAACGGTAGTAGGGCTTTCAAAAATGAACCGTATTGTTGATTATTTTGCCAAACGTCCACAAGTACAGGAACGTTTGACCATTCAAATAGTAAAAGAACTTCAAGAGGTTTTAAATACCGAAGATGTTGCCTGTGTTATCGATGCTAAACATTTATGTGTGAACTCTAGAGGAATCAGAGATGTGGACTGCAGCACAGTAACTTCGGAATTTGGCGGAAAATTTAAAGAGAAAGAAACCCGTAGAGAATTTCTGGATTATATTAAATTAGACACCCAATTTTAG
- a CDS encoding DUF192 domain-containing protein, translating into MRKISFGGLLLLSMFMALTAISCKDEPKVVKEIIVEFKKEGTLSLYKAASDSLVKTIAIEIADDDYQTQTGLMYRNSMENDQGMLFIFPREEFHSFYMKNTRIPLDIIFIDKDKTIINIHKNAKPFDESSLPSTAPAQYVLEINGGLSGEWNLSAGDRIDFTKL; encoded by the coding sequence ATGCGTAAAATATCTTTTGGCGGCCTTCTTCTCCTTTCCATGTTTATGGCCCTAACGGCTATATCCTGTAAGGACGAGCCCAAGGTTGTCAAAGAGATTATTGTTGAATTTAAGAAAGAAGGCACGCTTAGTCTTTACAAAGCAGCTTCCGACTCCCTAGTAAAAACCATTGCCATTGAAATTGCAGACGACGACTACCAAACCCAAACGGGGTTGATGTATCGCAACAGCATGGAAAACGATCAAGGCATGTTGTTTATATTTCCAAGGGAAGAATTCCATAGTTTTTATATGAAAAACACACGGATTCCTTTGGACATTATCTTTATTGATAAAGATAAAACCATTATCAATATCCACAAAAATGCCAAACCTTTTGACGAAAGTTCCCTGCCGTCTACTGCCCCAGCCCAATATGTCTTGGAAATTAATGGAGGTCTGTCTGGCGAATGGAATTTAAGTGCTGGAGACCGTATCGATTTTACCAAACTCTAA
- a CDS encoding phosphoribosylamine--glycine ligase, which yields MKAQHTSPRKLLFVSRWGEILDIAYAASLEGNQVKMCIEDKDSREIGFGFLKKVRDWKAQVDWADLIIFDYTGYGRECEDLRAQGKLVFGGTEYTDRLELDRDFGQSELKRHKIKTLPYKEFFSFQEAIQYIQQHPNAYVIKPCGETQDIKQLLFVGSDDEGLDVIRVLKAYEKSWGDQFGTFQLQKKVKGVEIGVSAFFNGTDFLAPINITFEHKKLFPKELGVSTGEMGTSMFWADKSPIFEATLRHFKTTLSKHKFVGHIDLNCIVNGKGIYPLEFTSRFGYPQIFIQRSSIVEPIGEMLYKIASGQQFRISLKKGFHVGAFIVVPPFPFNDKKSFELFSKDAVVVFKKNVKEGVHPMHLKNVNNEWLITGNTGIAVLVTGSGLTMKDAQRLMYNRIQNVIINNGYYRTDIGDRWFEDSDKLWSWGLL from the coding sequence GTGAAAGCACAACATACATCTCCTAGAAAACTCCTCTTTGTTTCTCGATGGGGAGAAATATTGGATATTGCCTATGCAGCTTCACTAGAAGGCAATCAAGTAAAAATGTGTATTGAAGATAAGGACTCCCGAGAAATTGGCTTCGGGTTCCTTAAAAAAGTTAGGGATTGGAAAGCGCAAGTCGATTGGGCCGATCTTATAATTTTTGACTATACCGGTTACGGAAGGGAATGTGAAGACTTGCGGGCTCAAGGTAAATTGGTGTTTGGTGGCACTGAATATACCGATAGATTGGAACTCGATAGGGATTTTGGCCAAAGCGAATTGAAGCGCCACAAGATAAAAACCTTGCCTTATAAGGAATTCTTTAGTTTTCAAGAGGCTATTCAATACATTCAACAGCATCCCAATGCTTATGTTATTAAACCCTGTGGCGAAACTCAGGACATCAAACAATTGCTGTTTGTGGGGAGTGATGATGAAGGTTTGGATGTCATTAGGGTTTTGAAAGCATACGAAAAATCTTGGGGAGACCAATTTGGAACGTTTCAATTACAGAAAAAAGTAAAGGGTGTAGAGATTGGGGTTTCTGCCTTTTTCAATGGTACCGATTTTCTAGCACCAATCAACATCACGTTTGAGCATAAGAAGCTATTTCCAAAGGAGCTTGGGGTGTCTACAGGAGAAATGGGTACGAGCATGTTTTGGGCTGACAAATCGCCAATTTTTGAAGCTACTTTAAGACATTTTAAAACCACCTTGTCGAAACATAAGTTTGTGGGGCATATCGACCTGAATTGTATCGTTAATGGCAAAGGAATTTATCCTTTGGAGTTTACCTCACGTTTTGGCTATCCACAAATCTTTATTCAACGGTCCTCCATTGTTGAGCCAATTGGCGAAATGCTATATAAAATAGCCTCAGGGCAACAGTTTAGGATTTCTTTAAAGAAAGGCTTTCATGTGGGGGCGTTTATTGTAGTGCCTCCCTTCCCGTTTAACGATAAAAAATCCTTTGAACTCTTTTCAAAAGATGCCGTGGTGGTGTTTAAAAAGAACGTCAAGGAAGGGGTGCATCCAATGCACTTAAAGAACGTGAATAATGAATGGTTGATTACCGGAAATACCGGAATTGCGGTGTTGGTTACAGGTTCAGGGCTCACCATGAAAGATGCCCAGCGATTAATGTATAACAGGATTCAAAACGTCATCATTAACAATGGATATTACAGAACCGATATTGGTGATCGTTGGTTTGAGGATTCCGATAAATTATGGTCTTGGGGACTGCTATAG
- the mdh gene encoding malate dehydrogenase — protein MKVTVVGAGAVGASCAEYIAIKDFASEVVLLDIKEGFAEGKAMDLMQTASLNGFDTKITGVTNDYTKTAGSDICVITSGIPRKPGMTREELIGINAGIVKTVSENLIANSPDTIIIVVSNPMDTMTYLVHKTSGLPKNRIIGMGGALDSARFKYRLAEALEAPISDVDGMVIGGHSDTGMVPLTAHATRNSIKVTEFLSEERLNQVKEDTKVGGATLTKLLGTSAWYAPGAAVSALVQAIACDQKKMFPCSALLEGEFGLSDLCIGVPVILGRNGIESIVEIELSDAEKAHMAASAEGVTKTNGLLDV, from the coding sequence ATGAAAGTAACAGTAGTTGGGGCTGGTGCGGTTGGTGCCAGTTGCGCGGAATATATTGCAATTAAGGATTTTGCAAGTGAAGTGGTTTTGTTGGATATCAAAGAAGGTTTTGCGGAAGGTAAAGCTATGGATTTGATGCAAACAGCTTCTTTAAACGGGTTTGATACCAAGATTACAGGAGTTACCAACGATTACACAAAAACAGCAGGTAGTGATATCTGTGTGATCACTTCAGGAATTCCTCGTAAACCAGGAATGACTCGTGAGGAATTGATTGGAATCAACGCCGGAATTGTTAAGACAGTATCTGAAAACTTGATTGCAAATTCACCAGATACAATCATCATTGTGGTGAGTAACCCAATGGATACTATGACTTATTTGGTGCACAAAACTTCAGGACTTCCTAAAAACCGTATCATCGGTATGGGAGGAGCTTTGGATTCAGCACGTTTCAAGTACAGATTGGCAGAGGCTTTGGAAGCGCCTATCAGTGATGTAGACGGAATGGTAATTGGTGGACATAGCGATACAGGTATGGTGCCTTTAACAGCTCATGCTACTAGAAATAGTATTAAAGTAACTGAGTTCTTATCTGAAGAAAGATTGAATCAAGTTAAGGAAGATACTAAGGTTGGTGGAGCTACTTTAACCAAATTATTAGGTACTTCTGCTTGGTATGCGCCAGGTGCTGCAGTAAGCGCTTTGGTACAGGCTATTGCTTGCGACCAAAAGAAAATGTTCCCATGTTCTGCGTTGTTGGAAGGTGAGTTCGGTTTGTCTGACTTGTGTATCGGGGTACCAGTAATTTTAGGTAGAAACGGTATTGAAAGCATCGTAGAAATTGAATTGAGTGATGCTGAAAAAGCACATATGGCTGCTAGTGCAGAAGGAGTTACAAAAACCAACGGTTTGTTGGACGTGTAA
- the lgt gene encoding prolipoprotein diacylglyceryl transferase, whose amino-acid sequence MHFLSFVWDPSKGIDLGFFTLHYYSMMWIVAFVLGLAIMKRIYKHENQSDASLDSLFIYSVVGIMLGARLGHVIFYQPELFKEDFFSIFLPFSFKGGIHFTGFQGLASHGAAIAMIVSMYLYNKKVLHKSVLWILDRVVIPVASGAVFVRLGNFINSEIIGKPTGSDYGVIFKQLPQDMQVPRHPAQLYESFSYVFVFLILWYFYWKTNKSEQQGFLFGLFLVLLWTIRFCVEFVKEAQNAERADWALNTGQWLSIPFILIGLYFMFVYKPKTELS is encoded by the coding sequence ATGCATTTTTTATCCTTCGTTTGGGACCCTTCAAAAGGAATCGATTTAGGCTTTTTTACCTTACACTATTATAGCATGATGTGGATTGTGGCATTTGTTCTTGGACTTGCCATTATGAAACGTATCTACAAGCATGAAAACCAAAGCGACGCCTCTTTGGATTCGCTTTTTATTTATTCTGTAGTAGGTATTATGCTGGGTGCTCGATTGGGACATGTGATTTTTTACCAACCAGAACTGTTCAAAGAAGACTTTTTCAGCATCTTTTTACCGTTCAGTTTTAAAGGCGGCATTCACTTTACTGGCTTTCAAGGTTTGGCCAGTCACGGGGCTGCCATTGCCATGATTGTTTCCATGTATCTTTATAATAAAAAAGTACTTCACAAATCAGTTCTATGGATTTTGGATCGCGTGGTAATTCCTGTAGCTTCTGGTGCTGTATTTGTAAGATTAGGAAATTTCATCAATTCTGAAATCATCGGAAAACCAACAGGGAGTGATTATGGCGTGATCTTTAAGCAATTGCCTCAAGACATGCAAGTGCCCAGACACCCTGCGCAGCTTTACGAATCCTTCTCATATGTATTCGTATTTTTGATTTTGTGGTATTTCTACTGGAAAACCAACAAAAGCGAACAACAAGGCTTTTTGTTTGGTTTGTTCCTAGTGCTTTTGTGGACCATCCGTTTCTGTGTAGAATTTGTGAAGGAAGCCCAAAATGCAGAACGTGCCGATTGGGCGTTGAACACAGGCCAATGGCTTAGTATTCCATTTATTCTTATTGGCCTTTACTTCATGTTTGTATACAAACCGAAAACTGAATTGAGCTAA
- the secDF gene encoding protein translocase subunit SecDF, with the protein MQNKGLVKLFALLFGLVSIYQLSFTFKSNQIDAAAEEAAFSKYDSPEEINAEEIRYLDSLQTYKVEVDGKRQGIKVFDIGIADYTYNEVKDKAMNLGLDLKGGINVILEISVKDILEGLANHTTDPVFNKALSDAEEIQKDAQEPYLESFFTAFDAIKGDTKLASPDIFANRTLSEEVTIDMSDDQVKDVIQKKVDESIVSAFEVLRKRIDKFGVTQPNIQRLGNSGRILVELPGAKDVERVKKLLQSTAQLEFWDAYRGEQFLPFLAQANEVLKPIVNVDKKTETEVAEVAETATDSTTTEEGNADLLDKLVGETSADSTDVEANPILDLLRGYGAGGASVATFEAKDKDLILSYLNNPKVRALLPAEQRYVKFAWGIQPKDSDYVDLYALVGNRENEPELSGAVITDARQSYNQLGKPSVSMQMNSKGAKIWEEMTGRAYQQQSQIAIVLDNIVYSAPGVSTGPISGGNSEISGAFTLNEAVDLANVLRAGKLPASADIVQADEVGPSLGQEAIDSGVKSFMIALALVLVWMILYYGVAGSFADIALMFNILLIFGVLSGLGAVLTLPGLAGIVLTIGMSVDANVLIFERVREEIAAGKTQQEAIKDGFANALSSILDANITTGLTAIILFVFGTGPIKGFATTLLIGIVTSLFTAIFITRLLVDWYVNKGKSLEFSTGLTKGLFKNMNINFITKRKVAYIISGILLVLSIGSLATKGLDQGIDFVGGRTYQVRFTEDVKPEEVKANLMDKFGSAEVKTIGNSHQLKISTKYKVNENSAEADEEVQTMLFDALTPYLPSGMAYQDFADGKNGIGKVLSSKVSPTIADDIKKESFWAVLGSLVVVFLYILLRFKKWQFSLGAVAAVFHDIIIVLGVFSITHSFMPFSMEIDQAFIAAILTVIGYSLNDTVVVFDRIREVLAEKLGFKGGTNINTAINSTLSRTLNTSLTTLVVLLAMFTFGADSLRGLLFALIVGVVVGTYSSVFIATPIMYDSLKDKGEAPKED; encoded by the coding sequence ATGCAAAACAAAGGATTAGTAAAATTGTTTGCACTATTGTTTGGACTGGTAAGTATCTATCAATTATCATTTACCTTTAAATCCAATCAAATAGACGCAGCTGCCGAGGAAGCAGCATTTAGTAAATACGATTCTCCAGAAGAAATCAATGCTGAGGAGATTCGTTATTTGGATTCACTTCAAACCTATAAAGTTGAGGTGGACGGAAAAAGACAAGGTATCAAAGTATTTGATATAGGTATTGCAGATTATACCTATAATGAGGTTAAGGACAAGGCTATGAACCTTGGTTTGGACCTTAAAGGAGGTATCAACGTAATCTTGGAGATTTCGGTTAAGGATATCTTGGAAGGATTGGCTAACCATACTACAGATCCCGTATTCAACAAAGCATTATCTGATGCTGAGGAAATCCAAAAAGATGCTCAAGAGCCATATTTGGAGTCTTTCTTTACAGCGTTTGACGCTATCAAAGGAGATACAAAATTGGCGTCTCCAGACATTTTCGCCAACCGTACTTTGAGTGAAGAAGTTACTATCGATATGTCTGACGATCAAGTTAAGGATGTCATTCAAAAGAAGGTTGACGAATCTATTGTGTCTGCGTTTGAAGTATTGCGCAAGCGTATCGATAAGTTTGGTGTAACACAACCAAACATTCAACGTTTAGGAAACTCAGGTCGTATCCTTGTAGAGCTTCCAGGAGCCAAGGATGTAGAGCGTGTTAAAAAATTATTACAAAGTACAGCTCAATTAGAGTTTTGGGATGCTTATAGAGGTGAGCAGTTCTTGCCTTTCTTGGCACAAGCCAATGAGGTGTTGAAGCCAATTGTAAATGTAGATAAGAAAACGGAAACAGAAGTAGCGGAGGTTGCTGAAACGGCAACAGATTCTACAACTACAGAAGAAGGAAATGCTGATTTATTGGATAAATTGGTAGGTGAAACTTCTGCTGATTCTACAGATGTGGAAGCGAATCCAATTTTGGATTTATTGAGAGGTTACGGAGCAGGAGGTGCTTCAGTAGCAACATTTGAAGCTAAGGACAAAGATTTAATTCTATCTTATTTAAACAATCCAAAAGTAAGAGCTTTGTTGCCAGCAGAGCAACGTTATGTGAAATTTGCATGGGGTATCCAACCTAAGGATAGTGACTATGTAGATTTATATGCATTGGTTGGAAACAGAGAAAACGAGCCAGAATTGAGTGGTGCCGTAATTACAGATGCACGTCAATCTTACAACCAATTAGGGAAGCCTTCTGTAAGCATGCAAATGAACAGTAAAGGTGCTAAGATTTGGGAAGAAATGACCGGTAGAGCTTACCAACAACAAAGCCAAATTGCGATTGTATTAGATAATATTGTGTATTCTGCACCTGGTGTAAGTACGGGACCTATTTCTGGAGGTAACTCTGAAATTTCTGGTGCTTTCACATTAAATGAAGCAGTGGATTTAGCAAACGTATTGAGAGCTGGTAAATTGCCTGCATCTGCTGATATTGTTCAAGCTGATGAGGTTGGACCATCTTTAGGTCAGGAAGCTATTGACTCCGGTGTCAAATCATTCATGATTGCCTTGGCTTTAGTATTGGTGTGGATGATTCTTTACTATGGTGTTGCGGGTAGCTTTGCGGATATCGCATTAATGTTCAACATCTTGTTGATTTTTGGTGTGCTTTCTGGATTGGGTGCAGTATTGACACTTCCTGGTTTAGCGGGTATCGTATTGACTATCGGAATGTCGGTAGATGCTAACGTACTTATCTTTGAGCGTGTCAGGGAAGAAATTGCTGCAGGTAAGACACAACAAGAAGCTATTAAAGACGGTTTCGCAAACGCATTGTCTTCAATTTTAGATGCTAACATCACTACAGGTCTTACGGCAATCATTTTATTTGTATTCGGTACAGGGCCAATCAAAGGATTCGCAACTACTTTATTAATTGGTATCGTAACATCGTTGTTCACTGCAATTTTCATTACAAGATTGTTAGTAGACTGGTATGTAAACAAAGGGAAGTCTTTAGAATTCTCTACTGGATTGACAAAAGGATTGTTCAAAAACATGAACATCAACTTTATCACCAAAAGAAAAGTTGCTTACATCATTTCTGGAATTTTATTGGTATTGAGCATCGGGTCTTTAGCTACTAAAGGTTTGGATCAAGGTATCGATTTCGTTGGAGGTAGAACTTACCAAGTGCGTTTTACTGAAGACGTGAAGCCAGAAGAAGTTAAAGCTAATTTGATGGATAAGTTTGGTAGTGCTGAAGTAAAAACTATCGGAAACTCACACCAGTTGAAAATTTCTACTAAATATAAAGTAAACGAAAACTCAGCAGAAGCTGATGAGGAAGTACAAACAATGTTATTTGACGCCTTGACGCCTTACTTGCCTTCAGGAATGGCTTACCAAGATTTTGCCGATGGTAAAAACGGTATTGGTAAAGTATTGTCAAGTAAAGTAAGTCCAACCATTGCCGATGATATCAAGAAAGAATCTTTCTGGGCAGTATTAGGATCTTTGGTTGTAGTATTCCTATACATCTTGTTGCGTTTCAAGAAATGGCAATTCTCATTGGGTGCTGTTGCGGCGGTATTCCACGATATTATCATTGTATTGGGTGTATTCTCTATCACGCATTCTTTCATGCCATTCAGCATGGAAATCGATCAAGCTTTCATCGCGGCCATCTTAACGGTAATTGGTTACTCGCTTAACGATACCGTGGTTGTATTTGACCGTATTAGAGAAGTGCTTGCAGAGAAACTTGGCTTTAAAGGAGGAACTAATATCAACACTGCAATTAACAGCACGTTGAGTAGAACCTTGAACACCTCCCTTACTACTTTGGTAGTATTGTTGGCCATGTTTACCTTTGGAGCAGATTCATTGAGAGGTTTGTTGTTTGCATTGATTGTTGGGGTAGTAGTAGGTACTTACTCTTCTGTATTCATTGCAACGCCTATCATGTATGATTCTTTAAAAGATAAAGGTGAAGCACCAAAAGAAGACTAA
- a CDS encoding cupin domain-containing protein yields MEVIKAEEGFQPVNSNPNIQRKVIHLNDLMVTIIDFHNGPMEVPDPFHHHPHEQITYVASGSLKFFIEDRQYTLHTGDSFKVASNLKHSIQTLTEHVRLIDSFSPIRKDFL; encoded by the coding sequence ATGGAAGTTATCAAAGCAGAGGAAGGGTTTCAACCTGTCAATTCCAATCCCAATATCCAACGAAAAGTTATTCACCTAAATGACTTGATGGTTACCATTATCGATTTTCACAATGGCCCAATGGAAGTCCCAGATCCTTTTCATCATCACCCCCACGAACAAATCACTTATGTAGCGTCTGGCTCTTTAAAGTTTTTTATTGAAGACAGACAATACACGCTGCATACAGGCGATAGTTTTAAAGTAGCTTCCAACCTGAAACATTCCATACAAACCCTTACGGAACATGTTAGGTTAATTGATAGTTTTTCACCTATCAGGAAGGATTTTCTATAA
- the yidD gene encoding membrane protein insertion efficiency factor YidD, whose translation MKKLLIAPFLFLIKVYQTMISPFTPSTCRYQPTCSHYTKEALQKHGLFKGGWLSLKRILSCHPWGGSGYDPVP comes from the coding sequence ATGAAAAAGTTGCTCATTGCTCCTTTTCTATTTCTTATAAAGGTATATCAAACAATGATATCCCCGTTTACACCGTCTACTTGCCGTTACCAACCAACCTGCTCACACTACACCAAAGAAGCTCTCCAAAAACACGGCCTTTTTAAAGGCGGTTGGCTCTCCTTAAAACGGATTTTGAGCTGCCATCCGTGGGGAGGCAGTGGTTATGACCCTGTTCCCTAA
- the cysS gene encoding cysteine--tRNA ligase, whose translation MQLYQQQPISIYNSLSGQKEAFKPINDGYVGMYVCGPTVYSNVHLGNVRTFMSFDVIFRYLKHLGYKVRYVRNITDAGHLENDADVGEDRIAKKARLEQIEPMEVVQRYTVDFHNILNTFNFLPPSIEPTATGHIIEQIELIKKIIDNGLAYEVNGSVYFDVLKYNETKPYGILSKRNVEDLIHNTRALDGQTDKKNPQDFALWKKAEPQHIMRWPSPWSDGFPGWHLECTAMSTKYLGEQFDIHGGGMDLKFPHHECEIAQAEACNSHAPVNYWMHANMLIMNGKKMAKSTGNYILPNEIFSGDNPHITKAYSPSVARFFMLQAHYRSVLDFTNNGLLASEKGFYRLMDAINVLDSITPSGNSTFNVLEWKQSCYDAMNDDFNTPILVANLFEAVKFINQLKEGSASISEEDLKTLKETIHAFVFDILGLVNVTSEDSGTDKLSGAVELLIKLRQEARANKDFAMSDKIRDELAEAGIQLKDGKDGTTFTTN comes from the coding sequence ATGCAACTTTACCAGCAACAACCTATTTCTATATACAATTCACTTAGCGGACAAAAAGAAGCGTTCAAACCTATCAACGACGGCTATGTAGGCATGTACGTTTGCGGGCCTACAGTTTATAGCAATGTCCATTTAGGAAATGTAAGAACCTTTATGTCCTTTGATGTTATCTTTAGATATCTAAAGCATCTTGGCTATAAAGTTCGTTATGTTAGAAATATTACAGATGCTGGTCACTTAGAGAATGATGCTGATGTTGGTGAAGACCGTATTGCCAAAAAGGCACGTTTGGAACAAATTGAACCTATGGAAGTTGTACAACGTTACACCGTTGATTTCCACAACATCCTAAATACTTTCAATTTTTTACCACCGAGCATTGAGCCTACGGCAACAGGTCATATCATAGAGCAAATTGAACTCATCAAAAAAATCATTGATAATGGGTTGGCTTACGAGGTAAATGGGTCTGTTTATTTCGATGTTTTAAAATACAACGAAACCAAGCCTTATGGTATCTTGAGTAAGCGTAATGTAGAAGATTTAATTCACAACACGCGTGCTCTTGATGGACAAACAGATAAGAAAAACCCGCAAGATTTCGCCCTTTGGAAAAAAGCAGAACCACAGCACATCATGCGTTGGCCTTCCCCTTGGAGCGATGGATTCCCTGGATGGCACTTGGAGTGTACGGCCATGAGCACCAAATATTTGGGAGAACAATTTGATATTCACGGAGGCGGAATGGATTTAAAATTCCCTCACCACGAATGTGAAATCGCTCAGGCAGAAGCTTGCAACAGCCATGCTCCAGTAAACTATTGGATGCATGCCAACATGTTGATCATGAACGGTAAAAAAATGGCAAAGTCTACTGGAAATTACATTTTGCCAAACGAAATTTTCTCTGGAGACAATCCTCATATTACAAAAGCTTACTCACCGAGTGTAGCTCGTTTCTTTATGCTTCAGGCGCACTATAGAAGTGTCTTGGATTTTACCAATAATGGCTTATTGGCAAGTGAAAAAGGTTTCTACAGGCTTATGGATGCCATAAATGTATTGGATAGTATTACTCCTTCGGGCAATTCTACATTCAATGTTTTGGAATGGAAACAGAGCTGCTACGACGCTATGAACGATGACTTTAACACCCCTATTTTGGTTGCCAACCTGTTTGAGGCCGTTAAGTTCATCAATCAATTGAAAGAAGGAAGCGCGAGTATTTCCGAAGAAGATTTAAAGACTTTAAAGGAAACCATCCATGCCTTTGTTTTTGACATTTTAGGTTTGGTGAATGTAACTTCAGAAGATTCTGGAACAGATAAACTTTCTGGCGCTGTAGAACTATTGATCAAATTAAGACAGGAGGCAAGAGCCAACAAGGATTTTGCCATGTCCGACAAAATTAGAGATGAATTGGCTGAAGCAGGCATTCAGTTAAAAGACGGTAAAGACGGCACCACTTTTACGACCAACTAA
- a CDS encoding GNAT family N-acetyltransferase has product MELLDYTDKVDLFFEKLPRDWQDAIEPFWEDIQETTKLYVITNNNQIMVGGLVFKQCPPDLLYYKRGAENWFTKGYLYLGFIYTMEAFRGQKLGSEWLRLIRESYPQNGFWLAIEDETLHDFYVKSGFEKSDNITTPYGETEIIYSCPPLSLEFGKIDTVSST; this is encoded by the coding sequence ATGGAACTATTAGACTACACGGATAAAGTTGATCTTTTTTTTGAAAAACTTCCTCGGGATTGGCAAGACGCAATCGAGCCGTTTTGGGAAGACATTCAAGAAACTACGAAACTGTATGTAATTACAAACAACAATCAAATTATGGTGGGAGGGCTTGTGTTTAAGCAATGCCCACCAGATTTATTGTATTACAAAAGGGGGGCTGAAAATTGGTTCACCAAAGGATACCTTTATTTAGGTTTTATTTACACCATGGAAGCCTTTAGAGGACAGAAATTGGGTTCAGAATGGCTTAGGTTAATAAGGGAATCTTATCCTCAAAATGGCTTTTGGTTAGCTATTGAAGATGAAACATTACATGATTTTTATGTGAAAAGTGGCTTTGAAAAAAGTGACAATATCACAACACCCTATGGTGAAACAGAAATCATTTATAGTTGTCCACCGTTGTCTTTAGAGTTTGGTAAAATCGATACGGTCTCCAGCACTTAA